In a genomic window of Mus pahari chromosome 8, PAHARI_EIJ_v1.1, whole genome shotgun sequence:
- the Nkiras1 gene encoding NF-kappa-B inhibitor-interacting Ras-like protein 1, with translation MGKGCKVVVCGLLSVGKTAILEQLLYGNHTIGTEDCETLEDVYMASVETDRGVKEQLHLYDTRGLQKGVELPKHYFSFADGFVLVYSVNNLESFQRVELLKKEIDKFKDKKEVAIVVLGNKLDLSEQRQVDADVAQQWARSEKVKLWEVTVTDRRTLIEPFTLLASKLSQPQSKSSFPLPGRKNKGNSSSEN, from the exons ATGGGAAAGGGTTGCAAGGTTGTCGTTTGCGGGTTGCTGTCTGTTGGGAAAACTGCAATTTTGGAGCAACTCCTTTATGGGAATCACACTATTG GGACGGAAGACTGTGAAACGCTGGAAGATGTGTACATGGCATCTGTGGAGACAGACCGTGGGGTGAAGGAGCAGCTGCACTTGTATGACACCCGAGGCCTGCAGAAAGGCGTGGAGCTGCCAAAGCATTATTTCTCATTTGCCGATGGCTTTGTTCTTGTGTATAGTGTGAATAACCTCGAGTCCTTTCAAAGAGTGGAGCTTCTGAAGAAAGAGATCGATAAGTTCAAAGACAAAAAGGAG GTGGCAATCGTTGTGTTAGGAAACAAACTGGACCTTTctgagcagagacaggtggatgctGACGTGGCACAACAGTGGGCAAGAAGTGAGAAAGTCAAGCTGTGGGAGGTGACAGTGACAGACCGGAGGACACTGATTGAGCCCTTCACTTTACTGGCCAGCAAGCTTTCCCAGCCCCAGAGCAAATCCAGCTTCCCTCTGCCTGGGAGGAAAAACAAAGGCAACTCCAGTTCCGAAAACTGA